The stretch of DNA TCTTTTTCGTTCATAAATTTTTCAATCGAACGTCCAAGCATTCTATGAACAATTAAGTCAGAATAACGACGTATCGGTGATGTAAAGTGCAAATAATATTTAGAAGCAAGACCAAAATGTCCCAGATTTTTGTTGGCATATCTTGCACGCTGCATTGCCCGTAAAATTAATTTGTGAATCAAATACCCTTCTGGCAGTCCTGTTGTCCTTTCTATTATGTTCTGAAATTTGCCAGGATGCATTTCTTCCAATCCTTTTAAGGAATATCCAAATTTTATCAAAGTTTCATTCAATGCCTGAACTTTTGCCTTGTCAGGATCTTCGTGGACTCTGTAAATTGCTGGAATTTCTTCCCAGAAAAGTTTTTCCGCCACAGTTTCATTTGCAATAACCATAAAATCTTCAATAATTCTTTCTGCTTCCCCTCTAGAACGCAATACGATGTCCTTTACGGCTTTATTCTCATCTAAGACTACCTTTATCTCAGGTAATTCAAAATCAATGCTCCCACGTCTCTTTTTGTTGTTTCTGATAATTTTAGATAATTCCAGCATATTTTTTAGCATTTCATCAATTTTTCTATATTTATCATATAGATTTCGATATTCTTCAGATTCTTCATTTTTTTCCAAAATTGTATTTACATTTTCATAAGTCATTCTGTATTTGGATTTTATAACCGATTTGTAAAAATCATTTCTTACAACTTTACCTTTTTTATCCAAATCCATTTCCACAGTAAAAGTCAGTTTATCCTCATTTGGATTAAGCGAACATAAATTATTTGACAATTTTCTTGGCAACATAGGAATTACCCTGTCTACAAGATAAATTGAGTTTCCACGCTTCAATGCTTCTGTATCAAGCTCGGTATTTTCCCGTACATAGTAAGAAACATCGGCAATGCTTACAAAAAGTTTATACCCATCTTCTGTTTTTTCCACATACACTGCATCATCCAGATCTTTCGCATCAGAGCCGTCAATTGTAATAATATCAAGGTGCCGCAAATCTTTTCGATTTTTTAGTTCTTCCGAAAAATCCTCATCAATTTTGTCCAGTTCCTGCAAAACTTCATTTGGAAATTTCTCCTCAATTCCTTCATTCAAAAGCAATGATGAAATCAATGCTTCCGTATCTTTTGGACTCCCCAGAACGCTTACAATCTCTCCTTCAGGCTTTCTTTCCTCATCTCCCCAGAAATCAACCTTTACAGCTACTAAATCTCCAGTTTTTGCACCTTTTATCAATTTTTTTGGAATATAAATATCCTTTGGAGAATTTCTTGGACGCACAAAGCCAAAACTTAAATTATGCTCAAAAACGCCAACAATAACATCTCGATTTCTTTTTACAACTTTGTAAACTTCTCCTTCACGCTTCTTTCCATCTGAACTTTCCTTCAAAATACGTACTAAAACTGTATCTCCATTCATAGCTGTATTCAAATAAGTTCCGGGAATAAAGACGCTAGCCTCCCCATTAATATCAAGAAATCCAAAATTTCCGCTCGAAATAGAAATTTCACCTTTCACAAACCCTTCCTTCTCAGGCAAGGTATATCTTCCATTCCTTTTCAAATAAATATCGCCACTTTCTTCCCAGGCATTCAAAAGCTGCTTATACATTTTCCGCTTTTTCTGGCTCCATTCCAACAGCTGCAGTATTTCCTGAAAAGTAAACTCATATTCTACAAGAACCTGTCTTAAATACTTTAGTTCTCTCTCTTCCTTAAGTTCCATCTTTTGATTTTTTTCATTTTCTTTTTTTATATTGTAATTTTTTCCACTAATTTTTTTTCCCTTATGAAAATTTTTATCGTTATTTTCAATATTTTTATATTTTTCTTTCTTTTTTTTATTTCCCATATTTTCCCTCTGTCTTTTTCAATGTATCAAATTGTACTATTCCTCATTTAAATAACACATATTTCATAAATTTTGAATTATGCTATTTAACAAGTATTTGAAACTTATTGTAATTATTATAATTTTTTATTTTTAATGAAGTTTAGTATTAATCTAAATTATAAAATTCTAGTAAAATATGCCTAAAACCTGTCAAAGTAATGAGTTTTCAGATATATTTTAAAGTATTTTTTTTAGATTAAATCTATTTTTTTAAATTTTATGCCTGGTTGGCTATTATTGAATTTCTAAATTTTATAATATTGGGATGAATAATCGAATCCTTTGAAAGTAAATATTTTAATTTTTCCTCAAT from Leptotrichia massiliensis encodes:
- the rnr gene encoding ribonuclease R, encoding MGNKKKKEKYKNIENNDKNFHKGKKISGKNYNIKKENEKNQKMELKEERELKYLRQVLVEYEFTFQEILQLLEWSQKKRKMYKQLLNAWEESGDIYLKRNGRYTLPEKEGFVKGEISISSGNFGFLDINGEASVFIPGTYLNTAMNGDTVLVRILKESSDGKKREGEVYKVVKRNRDVIVGVFEHNLSFGFVRPRNSPKDIYIPKKLIKGAKTGDLVAVKVDFWGDEERKPEGEIVSVLGSPKDTEALISSLLLNEGIEEKFPNEVLQELDKIDEDFSEELKNRKDLRHLDIITIDGSDAKDLDDAVYVEKTEDGYKLFVSIADVSYYVRENTELDTEALKRGNSIYLVDRVIPMLPRKLSNNLCSLNPNEDKLTFTVEMDLDKKGKVVRNDFYKSVIKSKYRMTYENVNTILEKNEESEEYRNLYDKYRKIDEMLKNMLELSKIIRNNKKRRGSIDFELPEIKVVLDENKAVKDIVLRSRGEAERIIEDFMVIANETVAEKLFWEEIPAIYRVHEDPDKAKVQALNETLIKFGYSLKGLEEMHPGKFQNIIERTTGLPEGYLIHKLILRAMQRARYANKNLGHFGLASKYYLHFTSPIRRYSDLIVHRMLGRSIEKFMNEKEKAKYGANFEAIASSISRTERVADKLEEDSVKIKLIEYMQDKIGQVYIARLSGMNKNKIFMELENHIEVVYNVTTARDNFIYDEENFKIVDKRNNESYTMGSTMKVSIVSASYAKMEIEVIPYVEERVKIDETEEE